In the Phycisphaerales bacterium genome, GCAAGACGGTGCTTGCGAACCTAGAAGTTGTCCCGGCTTAATGGAGGCTTAGCCGAGTTCGGCTTTGCATCATCGGGCGGTACTACCACGGTAGTGGCCTATGCGTCTATCGGTGAATCTCATCGCTATCATGTACGAAGGAGACACACGATGAAGAGAATTGATGATGTGATCTTTATAGGGTTTGCCAAAAAGGTCTTTGCTGTGGATCGCTACGACGGCTCGATCCAGTGGGAATGGAAGGCAGGGCATGGCTCGGGATTCGTGAGCATGATGCTTGATGAAGATCGGCTGATTGTGAGTTGTTCAGGCTGGACGTGGTGCCTTGATCCACTGACCGGTGAAGAAGTTTGGCATCAGCCGTTTAAGGGCAAAGGTGCGGGCATTCCAGCGCTGGTATCGGTTCGAGCGGGCAGTACTGGTGGAGCCCAGGCGGCTCAGATCGCCGCTCAACAG is a window encoding:
- a CDS encoding PQQ-binding-like beta-propeller repeat protein; this encodes MKRIDDVIFIGFAKKVFAVDRYDGSIQWEWKAGHGSGFVSMMLDEDRLIVSCSGWTWCLDPLTGEEVWHQPFKGKGAGIPALVSVRAGSTGGAQAAQIAAQQAAAASSAAASSAAASS